One Mangifera indica cultivar Alphonso chromosome 4, CATAS_Mindica_2.1, whole genome shotgun sequence genomic region harbors:
- the LOC123212816 gene encoding endoglucanase 24-like, with protein MKLSSFSFSPLQLQHHLTKTLLSFAILINLPFSRPSGHDYQDALSKSILFFEGQRSGYLPQDQSMTWRSNSGLSDGYTYNTNLVGGYYDAGDNVKFNFPMAFTTTLLSWSIIEFGDLMPPNELRNALVAIRWATDYLLMTVSQPNRIFVQVGDPNIDHNCWERPEDMDTARTVYAVDAPNPASDVAGETAAALAASSMAFRWSDPAYAETLLRAAVTVFQFADTYRGAYSDNPHIKEGACPFYCDFDGYQDELLWGAAWLRRASQDDSYLNYIETNGKTLGADENINEFGWDNKHAGINVLISKEVLEGNMYTLQSYKASADSFMCTLVPESSASHIEYTPGGLIYKPGGSNLQHATTISFLLLVYAKYLAKTSQTVNCGNVYVTPASLREQAKKQVDYILGDNPKGLSYMVGYGNNYPQRIHHRGSSLPSIKVHPQFIACKEGSFYFNSSNSNPNVLVGAVVGGPSEDDEYEDDRSDFRKSEPTTYINAPFVGVLSYFAANPSPS; from the exons ATGAAACTCTcctccttctctttctctcctttGCAACTGCAACACCACCTCACAAAAACTCTCCTTTCTTTCGCCATTCTTATTAACTTACCCTTTTCTCGCCCCTCCGGGCACGACTATCAGGACGCATTATCCAAGTCAATCCTGTTTTTCGAAGGCCAAAGGTCGGGCTACTTGCCGCAAGACCAAAGCATGACTTGGCGTTCGAATTCCGGCCTCAGCGACGGCTACACCTATAACACCAACTTGGTTGGCGGCTACTACGACGCCGGTGATAATGTCAAGTTTAATTTCCCAATGGCTTTCACCACCACTCTTTTATCGTGGAGCATCATCGAATTCGGAGACTTAATGCCGCCAAATGAACTCAGAAATGCCCTGGTTGCCATACGTTGGGCCACTGATTATTTACTTATGACTGTTTCTCAGCCTAACCGGATTTTTGTACAG GTGGGTGATCCAAATATAGATCATAATTGTTGGGAGAGACCTGAGGACATGGACACAGCTAGGACTGTGTATGCTGTTGATGCACCAAACCCAGCTTCCGATGTTGCTGGAGAAACTGCGGCTGCTCTTGCTGCTTCATCCATGGCATTCCGGTGGTCAGACCCGGCATATGCAGAGACATTGTTAAGAGCTGCTGTAACCGTCTTCCAATTTGCAGACACCTACAGAGGAGCTTATTCTGATAACCCTCATATAAAGGAGGGTGCCTGCCCATTTTACTGTGATTTTGATGGATATCAA GATGAATTGCTATGGGGTGCAGCTTGGTTAAGGAGAGCTTCCCAAGATGATTCTTACCTTAATTATATTGAAACCAATGGCAAAACACTTGGTGctgatgaaaatataaatgagttTGGGTGGGACAATAAGCATGCTGGTATAAATGTTCTAATTTCCAAG GAAGTCCTGGAAGGAAACATGTACACACTGCAATCATACAAAGCATCGGCTGATAGCTTCATGTGTACATTAGTCCCAGAGTCATCAGCATCTCATATTGAATACACCCCTGGTGGCCTAATTTACAAGCCTGGAGGCAGCAACCTGCAACATGCTActacaatttcatttttgctTCTGGTTTATGCAAAATACCTGGCTAAAACTTCACAAACTGTTAATTGTGGTAATGTTTATGTTACTCCAGCTTCGCTTCGCGAGCAAGCCAAGAAACAGGTTGATTACATTTTAGGAGATAACCCAAAGGGATTATCTTATATGGTTGGTTATGGCAACAATTATCCACAACGAATTCACCATCGTGGCTCGTCGTTACCATCTATTAAGGTTCACCCTCAATTTATTGCCTGTAAGGAgggttcattttattttaactcaTCGAATTCGAATCCTAATGTGTTGGTTGGAGCTGTGGTTGGAGGGCCTTCAGAGGATGATGAGTATGAGGATGATAGGAGTGATTTCAGGAAGTCTGAACCAACAACATACATTAATGCACCATTTGTTGGTGTACTTTCTTATTTTGCTGCAAATCCCTCTCCTAGTTAG
- the LOC123214395 gene encoding DNA-binding protein HEXBP-like — MSSISRSRSRSRSRSPMDRKIRSDRFSYRDAPYRRGSRRGYSQNNLCKNCKRPGHYARECPNVAICHNCGLPGHIASECTTKALCWNCREPGHMASNCPNEGICHTCGKGGHRARDCTAPPLPPGDLRLCNNCYKQGHFAADCTNDKACNNCRKTGHLARDCPNDPICNLCNVSGHVARQCPKSNVLGERGGGGGGGGGGVRGSGYRDIVCRNCQQLGHMSRDCIGPLMICHNCGGRGHLAYECPSGRFMDRYPRRY, encoded by the exons ATGAGTTCAATCAGCAGGAGCCGAAGCAGGAGCAGGAGTCGGAGCCCAATGGATCGTAAGATCCGCTCAGATCGCTTTTCCTACCGTGATGCACCTTACAGGAGAGGTTCACGTCGGGGTTACAG CCAAAACAATCTATGCAAGAATTGCAAACGGCCAGGCCATTATGCTAGAGAGTGTCCTAATGTGGCAATTTGTCACAATTGTGGCCTTCCAGG CCACATTGCTTCAGAATGCACCACAAAGGCGTTATGTTGGAACTGTCGAGAACCAGGCCATATGGCTAGCAATTGTCCAAATGAGGGCATCTGCCATACCTGTGGCAAGGGTGGACATCGTGCTAGAGATTGCACAGCTCCCCCACTGCCACCTGGAGACTTGAGGTTGTGCAACAACTGCTATAAGCAAGGTCATTTTGCTGCTGATTGTACAAATGACAAGGCATGCAATAATTGTAGGAAGACTGGTCACCTGGCACGTGATTGTCCAAATGATCCTATCTGCAACTTGTGCAATGTTTCTGGGCATGTGGCTAGACAGTGCCCAAAGAGCAATGTCCTAGGAGAGCggggtgggggtgggggtgggggCGGTGGTGGTGTTCGTGGCAGTGGTTATCGAGATATTGTATGTAGGAACTGCCAGCAGCTGGGACATATGAGCAGGGATTGCATAGGGCCCTTGATGATCTGTCATAACTGTGGAGGACGAGGACATTTGGCATATGAATGCCCTTCAGGAAGATTTATGGACCGCTACCCACGGAGGTACTGA